In Leopardus geoffroyi isolate Oge1 chromosome D1, O.geoffroyi_Oge1_pat1.0, whole genome shotgun sequence, a single window of DNA contains:
- the GDPD5 gene encoding glycerophosphodiester phosphodiesterase domain-containing protein 5 isoform X7: MGYWSDWSVPILMTTAAAFTYIAGLLVLALCHIAVGQQMNLHWLHKMGLVVILVSTVVAMSAVAQLWEDEWEVLLISLQGTAPFLHVGALAAITALSWIVAGQFARAERSSSQVAILCIFFAMVFAFYLAPLTISSPCIMEKKDLGPKPALIGHRGAPMLAPEHTRMSFRKALEQKLYGLQADVTISLDGVPFLMHDTTLRRTTNVEEEFPELARRPASMLNWTILQRLNAGQWFLKTDPFWTASSLSPSDHREAQNQSICSLAELLELAKGNATLLLNLRDPPREHPYRGSFLNVTLEALLRSGFPQHQVMWLPNRQRPFVRKVAPGFQQTSGSKEAAASLRRGHIQRLNLRYTQVSRQELRDYASWNLSVNLYTVNAPWLFSLLWCAGVPSVTSDNSHTLSQVPSPLWIMPPDEYCLMWVTADLVSFSLIIGIFVLQNYHLIRWRLGGIRSYNPEQIMLSAAVRRTSRDVSIMKEKLIFSAEISDGMEVSDELSVCSDNSYDTYANSAPTPKDNRGSGSRTKTLTDRSGR; the protein is encoded by the exons ATGGGCTACTGGAGTGACTGGTCTGTGCCCATCCTCATGACCACAGCTGCTGCCTTCACCTACATCGCAGGCCTCCTG GTCCTGGCACTATGTCACATCGCCGTGGGGCAGCAGATGAACCTACACTGGCTGCACAAG ATGGGGCTGGTGGTCATCCTGGTGTCCACGGTGGTGGCCATGTCGGCCGTGGCCCAGCTGTGGGAGGACGAGTGGGAGGTGCTGCTGATCTCCCTGCag GGCACAGCGCCATTCCTGCATGTGGGGGCCCTGGCCGCCATCACCGCGCTCTCCTGGATTGTGGCAGGACAGTTCGCCCGTGCAGAGCGGTCCT CCTCCCAGGTGGCCATTCTCTGTATCTTCTTTGCCATGGTATTTGCCTTCTACCTGGCCCCTCTCACCATCTCATCTCCCTGCATCATGGAGAAAAAGGACCTGGGCCCCAAGCCTGCCCTCATTGGCCACCGTGGGGCTCCTATG CTGGCCCCAGAGCACACACGGATGTCCTTCCGGAAGGCCCTGGAGCAGAAGCTGTATGGGCTACAGGCTGATGTCACCATCAG CCTGGATGGCGTGCCCTTTCTCATGCATGACACCACCCTGCGGCGCACCACCAACGTGGAGGAGGAGTTTCCGGAGCTCGCCCGCAGGCCCGCCTCCATGCTGAACTGGACCATCCTGCAGAGGCTCAATGCCGGCCAGTGGTTCCTGAAG ACGGATCCCTTCTGGACGGCCAGCTCTCTGTCACCCTCCGACCACAGGGAGGCCCAGAACCAGTCCATCTGCAGCTTAGCAGAGCTCCTGGAGCTGGCCAAGGGCAATGCCACGCTGCTGCTCAACCTGCGTGACCCACCACGGGAGCACCCCTACCGTGGCAGCTTCCTCAATGTCACGCTGGAGGCCTTGCTGCGCTCTGGGTTCCCCCAGCACCAG GTCATGTGGCTGCCTAACAGGCAGAGGCCCTTCGTGCGGAAGGTGGCTCCTGGCTTCCAGCAGACATCAGGTTCCAAGGAGGCGGCCGCCAGCCTGCGGAGAGGCCACATCCAGAGGCTGAACCTGCGCTACACTCAGGTGTCCCGCCAGGAGCTCAG GGACTATGCGTCCTGGAACTTGAGTGTGAACCTCTACACGGTCAATGCACCGTGGCTCTTCTCTTTGCTGTGGTGTGCAGGAGTCCCATCTGTCACCTCCGACAACTCCCATACCCTGTCCCAggtgccttcccctctctggatCATG CCCCCGGACGAGTACTGTCTCATGTGGGTCACTGCAGACCTGGTCTCCTTCAGCCTCATCATTGGCATCTTCGTGCTCCAGAA CTATCACTTGATCAG gtggcgcctgggtggcatacgGAGCTACAACCCCGAGCAGATCATGCTGAGCGCTGCGGTGCGCCGGACCAGCCGGGATGTCAGCATCATGAAGGAGAAGCTCATCTTCTCAG